The sequence CGCGTGGCCATGTTGTACGGGCGCAGCAGCACGGATTCGGTGCGGATCTGGCGCGGGCCGAAGCGTGCGCCGGTGCGGTTGGACGTGCCGAGGTCGAACGGCACGCCGACGAAGCACGCGTCGAGACCTTCGGCGGTCGCCACGTGCGGCAGGCGCATCATCGTCGCGATGCCGCCGCAGCGCGGCATTTCATTGCCGCCGAGCGGCTGGAAATGGGTGGGGTTGTTCATGGGGCGTCTCTTCCGATGTGGGGTTGCCGTATCATGCGACTCGGCCTGGCGCACAGTTTTACGCGCTCTGCCGGCAAAGAAGAATGCGAAGATATCGACGTAAACATCGATTTTCATCGATGTATGGAAGGGGAAGAGCGTGCTGGGGAATCTGTCGACTCTCGACCTGCGCCTGATCCGCGTGTTTCTCGCGGTCACGGAAGCGGGCGGCGTATCGGCCGCGCAGGCCGTGCTGAACGTCGGGCAGTCGACGATCAGCGCGCAGTTGTCGTCGCTCGAGACGCGGCTCGGCTACCGGCTCTGCGAGCGCGGCCGCAGCGGCTTCCGGCTCACGCCGAAGGGCGAACGGTTCCATACGATGAGCCGCAAGCTGCTCGCGGCGCTCGACGAGTTCGGGATGGCCGCGCGGCATATGGATCGCCAACTGGTCGGCACGCTGAACATCGGCCTGATCGGCCATACGCCGGTGAGCCAGAACGCGCGGATCGCCGAGGCGATCGCCGCGTTTCGCACGCGCGACGAGGCCGTGCGCTTCTCGATCTCCGTGCGCGCGCCCGGCGACCTCGAGGAGAAGCTGCTGAGCGACGAGATCCAGATCGCGGTCGGCTACTTCTGGCACCGTGTGCCGTCGCTGCATTACACGCCGCTGTTCATCGAGCGCCAGATCGCGTACTGCGGCCGCGGCCATCCGCTGTTCGACGGCGCCGGCGCGCTGACGCCGGCCGACGTCGCGGGATTCGAATGGGCATGGCGTTCGTATCCGCTGCCGGAGGCGCAGATGTCGACGACGCCCGACCGCGTGACCGCGACCGCCGACAACATGGAGGCCGTCGCGCTGCTGATCCTGTCCGGCCATCACCTCGGCTACCTGCCGCAGCACTTCGCGGCGCCGTACGTCGCGCAGGGGCTGCTCGCACCGCTCAATCCGGAGCACCTGCGCTACGACGTCACGTTCCACATGGTCGTCGCGCGCAACGGTCGCGGTAACGCGCTCGTGGAGGCGTTTCTCGAGGATCTCGAGCGCGCGCACCAGTCGCCGGACGTCGTCGCGTAAGGCCGGCGGCGCCGACAAGGTGACCGAGTGTTACGCCGGCACGGCGCGCTGCCCGCATCGATGCGCGTCGAAGTGACGGGCCGAACAGCGCTGCACGCCCGTCTCGTGACCGCCCGCCGGCATCACGGCACCGGCAATCCCCCGTCGTGCTTGACCTCGCGCAGCGACAGCGCGGATTCGATCGACGTGACGCCCGGCAGCATCCGCAGCGAATCGCGCAGGAACGTGCCGTAGTCGTCGAGATCGCGCGCGACCACCTGCAGCAGGTAGTCGGCCGTGCCCGCGACGTTGTGGCACGCCAGGATCCGCTCGATGCCGAGCACCTCCCGTTCGAACCGGTCGGCGACCTTGCGGTCGTGTGTCGCGAACCGCACGAGTACGAACGCGACGACGCCGAAGCCGAGCGCCTGGCGCGATAGCTGCGCGCGGTAGCGCTCGATGTAGCCGTCGTTTTCGAGTCGTTTCAGGCGCCGCGCGCAAGGCGTCTCGGACAGGCCGACGGACTCGGCGAGACGCGCGATCGGCAGGCGGCCGTCGCGCTGCACCGCAGCGAGGATCGCGCGATCGGTTTTGTCGAGTTCGGTCATGCTGGCGGAATCCTTGTTCTGGTTTCGTGATTGTGGCGGATTCCCCTATGAATCGCCAATCCTGAGCCAAAGATGGCCAATAATCCCTCCACCTTCAGCGGCAACATATCGTCATTGAAGGACGGGGCAGAACATGATTTCCACGCATTTGCTGTTGATCTATCTCGCCGCGCTGGCGGCTATTTATGCGGTGCCGGGGCCCGACATGGCGCTCGTGCTGCAGACCAGCATCGGCCGCGGCGTGCGGCCGGGGATGGCGTCGGCGGCCGGCCTGTCGCTCGCGCGCACCGCGCACGTGACGCTGTCCGCATGCGGCGTCGCGGCGCTGATCCGCGGCGCGCCGTGGCTGTACGAGGTGATCCGCTACGGCGGCGCGCTCTATCTCGCGTATGTCGCGATCCAGGTGTTCCGCTCGCCCGTGTTCGCGCTCGGCGACAGCGATGCGGCGGCGCCGGCGGGCGAACTGCGGCAGTCGTTCGTGAAAGGGCTGCTGACGAACCTGCTGAACCCGAAGGCGCTGCTGTTCTGCTCGGTGCTGCTGCCGCAGTTCGTGCGGCCCGAGGCCGGGCCCGTCGTCTGGCAGATGTTCGAACTCGGCGCGCTGCTGGTCGCGGCCGGCGTGTGCTTCGACCTCGCTTGCGTGTTCGGCGCGTCGCGCATCGCGGCGTGGATGCGCGCGCATCCGCTGGCGCAGACCGTGCAGCGCTGGACCTTTTCCGCGGCGCTGATCGGTTTCGCGCTGCGCCTGTCGATGGATTGAGCGGCGCTTGGCGCAGGCCGCGTGCAATGCCGGCCTTCGCGCGCATGCCCGCCGCATAAGGGCGTGCGCGCAAATCGTCTGACTGATCTAAACTCCTTTTAACTTCGCGCTATCGCGAACCGACTGACCGAACGGAACCGACTTCCGCCGGCTATGTCCGATTTCCTGGCTGTTCCGTGCAACGCGGTACCAAGGAGGGTCTGAACATGGCAAGGCATCTTCACGCCGACCGTGAACCCCGAATCGTCGCCGAGTCCAAGTGTCTCGGCCCGTGCGATCCGGCAGAACGCATCCACGTCACGATCATGTTGCGGCGGCAGGAAGAAGGGCAACTCGATACGTTGGTCCACCAACTCGCCACCGGCGACGCACAGGCGAAACCGCTGTCGCGCGACGCGTTCGCGCAGCGTTTCTCCGCCAATCCCGACGACATTCGCAAGGCCGAGGACTTCGCGCGCCGTCATCAACTGACGGTCGATCGCGTCGATCCCGTCGAAAGCGTCGTCGTGCTGTCCGGCACGATCCAGCAGTTCGAGGCGGCGTTCGGCGTCAAGCTCGAGCGCTTCGAGCATCGATCGATCGGCCAGTATCGCGGCCGCTCGGGCCCGATCGCGCTGCCCGACGATCTCGGCGACGCCGTCATGGCCGTGCTCGGCCTCGACAGCCGCCCGCAGGCGCGGCCGCACTTCCGGCTGCGTCCGCCGTTCCAGCCGGCCCGCGGCGCCGCGGGCGTGACGTTCACGCCACCCCAGCTCGCGTCGCTGTACGGCTTTCCGGCCGGTGACGGCGCCGGGCAATGCATCGCGATCGTCGAACTGGGCGGCGGCTATCGCGCGGCCGACATCCAGCAGTATTTCCGCGGGCTCGGGATCACCACGCCGCCGACGCTCGTCGACGTGAACGTCGGCACCGGCCACAATGCGCCGTCCGGCGACCCGAACGGCCCGGACGGCGAAGTCGCGCTCGATATCGAGATCGCCGGCGCGATCGCGCCGGCCGCGAAGATCGCGGTCTACTTCGCGTCGAACAGCGACGCGGGCTTTATCCAGGCCGTCAACGCGGCAGTCAGCGACAAGACCAACAAGCCGTCGGTGATCTCGATCAGCTGGGGCGGCCCGGAAGCGATCTGGCAGGCGCAGTCGGCGCAGGCGTTCAATCGCGTGCTGCAGGCGGCTGCCGCGCAGGGCATCACCGTGTGCGTGGCGTCGGGCGACAGCGGCTCGGGCGACGGGCTGCAGGACGGCGCCGATCATGTCGACTTCCCCGCCTCGAGCCCATACGTGCTGGGTTGCGGCGGCACGCAGCTCGACGCGCTGCCCGGGCAGGGCATTCGCAGCGAGGTCACGTGGAACGACGAGGCGTCGGGCGGCGGCGCGGGCGGGGGCGGCGTCAGCACGCTGTTCGACCTGCCGGCGTGGCAGCAGGGGCTCGCCGTCACGCGCGCCGACGGCAGCAGCACGCCGCTCGCGAAGCGCGGCGTGCCGGACGTGGCCGGCGATGCATCACCGCAGACGGGCTACGAGGTGTCGGTTGCCGGCACGGCCGCCGTGATGGGCGGCACGAGCGCGGTCGCGCCGCTGTGGGCCGCGCTGATTGCGCGGATCAATGCGGCGGCCGGCGCATCGGCCGGCTGGGTCAATCCGGTGCTGTACAAGAATCCGGGCGCGTTGCGCGACATCACGAAAGGATCGAACGGCACGTATGCGGCCGCGTCGGGCTGGGACGCATGCACGGGCCTCGGCAGCCCGAACGGCGCGCAGCTCGCCGCGCTCCTCGCGCGCAAGCCGTCGAGCTGACGCATCGGCACACGCCTTTCCGTTCGACGCGGGTTTCCTGCCCGCGTCTTTTTTCACCTCCAGGAGCAGCACGATGGGCATCGATTCCGCATCTTCCGGCGGCGTGTATCCGCTGCATCACGGCGACCACAATTCGCATGGCGTGCCGCCGACCGTCAATCCTGTCGCGCTGAGCCACGGCCGCGACCAGCCGTTCTTCGATCCGGTCGCGTACGGCAACGGTCCCGACGACTCGGTGACCGACACGACCGAGGCGGCCGCGATCACGCATCACACGATCCTGATCGACGGGAAGCGCATCGCGTACACGGCGACGGTCGGCCACCTCGTGACGGTCGACCCGAGCAGCTCGCAGCCGGCCGCGAAGATCTTCTATGTCGCATTCACGGCCGACGGCGCGAAGGAAGAAACGCGGCCCGTGACGTTCTTCTATAACGGCGGGCCCGGTTCGTCGTCGGTGTTCGTGCTGCTCGGCTCGTTCGCGCCGAAGCGCATCAAGACGTCGATGCCGGGTTTCACGCCGCCCGCGCCGTACCAGATGGAAGACAACCCGGACAGCATGATCGACCACAGCGACCTCGTGTTCATCAACCCGGTCGGCACCGGCTATTCGGCGGCCGTCGCTCCGAACAAGAATCGCAACTTCTGGGGTGTCGACCAGGATGCGGATTCGCTGAAGCAGTTCATCAAGCGCTACCTGACGAAGAACAACCGCTGGAATTCGCCGAAATACCTGTTCGGCGAATCGTATGGCACGGCGCGCAGCTGCGTGCTCGCGTACAAGCTGCACGAGGACGGTGTCGACCTGAACGGCGTCACGCTGCAATCGTCGATCCTCGACTACCGGCAGGCCGGCAACCCGGTCGGCGCGCTGCCGACCGCGGCGGCCGACGCGTGGTATCACAAGAAGCTCGGCGTGGCGCCGGCGCCGACCGATCTCGGCGCGTTCGTCGAGGAAGTCGCGCAGTTTTCGCGCACCGACTACCTGAACGCGTTGCGCACGGTCCCGCATGCGGACCCGGCCGCCGTGAAGAAACTGTCGGAATACACGGGCATCGACACGGCGACGCTGCAGTCGTGGAGCCTCGACATCGCCGGCTACGACGCGCGCGGCAATTCGCTGTTCCTGACGACGCTGCTGCATGCGCAGGGGCTCGCGCTCGGCTCGTACGACGGCCGCGTGACCGCGATCTCGACCGGCATCGCCGGCAAGATCGATCCGAACTCGGGCGGCAACGATCCGACCATGACGGCCGTGACGGGCGTCTATACGGCGATGTGGAACAGCTACCTGAACGAGCAACTGAAGTTCACGTCGAATTCCGCGTTCACGGATCTCAACGACCAGGCGTTCCAGAACTGGGATTTCAGCCACATCGACCCGACCGGCGCGCAGCAGGGCATCGATGCGAAGGGGAACGTGATCCTCTACACGGCCGGCGATCTCGCCGCGGTGATGGCGCTGAACATCGACCTGAAGGTGCTGTCGGCGAACGGCTTCTACGATTTCGTCACGCCGTTCTTCCAGACCGTGATCGACCTGCAGCAGATGCCGCTCGAGGATCAGAAGGTGCGGCAGAACCTGTCCGCGCGTTTCTATCCGTCGGGGCACATGGTGTATCTCGACGGCGGCTCGCGCACCGCGCTCAAGCGCGATCTCGCGACGATGTACGACGCGACGGTCAGCGATACGGGCGCGCGGATGCGGATTCGCGCGCTGCAGGCGAAGAAGACGGGCGGGCACGCGTAGCGTTGCCCGTCTTTGGTATGCCGCGCGTAACCGCTACGGTTCGCGCGGCGGTCGGATTGCGACGCTGCCGGCCGTCGCGAGGCCGCAGCGCCGGATCGCGACGCGGCGGTAGTCCAGCCGCAGCAGCGGCAGCGACTTATGCGGTCGGCCAGTCGAACGGCGTGTACGGCAGCGCACGCTTGTGGCGCGAGGCGTCGTAGAAGCGCAGCACCGTTTCGTACACGTGGTCGCTGACCGGCTTGCCTTCGAGGAAATCGTCGATCTCGTCGTAGGAAACGCCGTACGCATGCTCGTCGGGGCGCAGCGGGCGCAGTTCCTCGAGGTCGGCCGTCGGCACCTTCATCACGATCGCTTCCTCGCCGCCGAGCGCGCGCGCGACCGCGCGCACGCGACGCTTGCTCAGGCCCGCGAGCGGCAGCACGTCCGCGCCGCCGTCGCCGAACTTCGTGAAGAAACCCATCAGCGATTCGGCTGCGTGATCGGTGCCGATCACGATGCCGCGCCGCGCGCCGGCCACCGCGTACTGCGCGATCATGCGCTCGCGCGCCTTGACGTTGCCGTGCACGAAATCCTGTTGCGCGGGCGTTTCGAACGCATGGCCGGACGCGACCAGCGAGCCGAGCATCGCATCGGCGGCCGGCTTCACGTCGACCGTCAGTGTCTCGTCCGCGCGCACGAACGCGAGTGCGCGCTGCGCATCGGCTTCGTCGTTCTGCACGCCGTTCGGCAAGCGCATCGCGATGAAGCGCGCATCGTAGTCGTCGGCGCGCAGGCGTTCGACCGACAGTTGCGCGAGCCGCCCGGCCGTCGACGAATCGACGCCGCCGCTGATGCCGAGCACGTAGGTCCGCAGGCCGGTCGAACGAAGATATTGCGCGAGGAAATCGACGCGGCGGGCGATCTCGGCCTCGGCGTCGAATTGCGGGGCGACGTTCAGTTCGGCAATGATCGCGCGTTGGCGGCTGGCGTAATCGGCGGATGTCATGAAGGGGGTTCCGGAACGAAATGCAAGGCGCTCATCATAAGCGTAATCGCGGCGTGGCGCCGCGCCGGGCGTGCGATCCGGCGGCCTCGCGTTGCTTCGGCGAGACGCGGTGCATCGCCGTGGTGCATGGTGCGCCGGGCGGGTGCAGGATGCCGCGCGAAGGGCATCCGTGCGCGCGGCCTCGACGCGCGTGCCGGCCCGATGGCCGCGCGTCAGCGCCGCGCGAGCACGACGCCCGCCAGCGCGAGCGCGAAGCCGGCGAGCTGGATCGCCGCGAGCGTTTCGCCGAACAGCAGGTAGCCCTGCAGCGCGGCGAGCGGCGGCGCGAGGAACAGCAGCGACGTCGCGCGCGCGGCGTTGCCGCGTCGAAGCATCCACATCAGCATCGTGACCGCGCCGCCGGACAGGAACACGACGCCCCACCCGAGCGATACCCACAGTGCCGGCGTGCCGATCCAGCGCGTCTCGTGGAGCAGCACGACGAAGATGGCCGCGACGATCGCCGCGCCGAAGTTCTGTACGGCGACCGCGGTGCGCAGGTCGCTCTGCGCGAGCTTGCCCTTCTGGTACAGCGAGCCGGCGGTGATCGAACCGACCGCGAGCACCGACACGGCGACCACGAACCAGGCCGGTGCCGCGCCCGGTGGCGGCGCGACGCCGCCCGTGACCTTCGGCGCCAGTACGAGCGCGACGCCGGCGAGCCCGAGCGCCATCCCGAGCCAGCCGCGCGCGGGCAGGCGCTCGTTGAACAGCGGGACGGCGAGCACGGCGGTGGCGAGCGGCTGCAGCGCGCCGAGCAGCGCCATGACGCCCGCGTTCAGCCCTTGCGCGACGGCCCAGTAGCTCGCGCCGAGATAGACACCCTGCAGCAGCGCGCCCGCGATCAGGTGGCGCGGCCATTCGCGGCGGGCCGGCCACGGCGCGCGCGCGACGAGCGCAACCGCGCCGAACAGTGCGGCCGTGCCCGCGAAACGCGCGAGCAGGAACAGGTTGGGATCGGCGTAGGGCTTGATTGCCCGTGCAACGATGAAGCCGGTGGACCAGAGCGCGACGAACGCGGCGGCGACGATCGAGGTAAGCATGCGTGGCGGGCCGCGATGCGACCGGACAGAACCGTGAAGTCGGGAAGTATCGGGGGAAGCGACGCCGGCGTCTTGTCGAATCCTGCACTCATGCCGCGCGGTGCGCGAATGTGCCGACGATCATTGTGCGCCGGGCATCCGGCGCGGGCCGGCTATC comes from Burkholderia pyrrocinia and encodes:
- a CDS encoding LysR family transcriptional regulator codes for the protein MLGNLSTLDLRLIRVFLAVTEAGGVSAAQAVLNVGQSTISAQLSSLETRLGYRLCERGRSGFRLTPKGERFHTMSRKLLAALDEFGMAARHMDRQLVGTLNIGLIGHTPVSQNARIAEAIAAFRTRDEAVRFSISVRAPGDLEEKLLSDEIQIAVGYFWHRVPSLHYTPLFIERQIAYCGRGHPLFDGAGALTPADVAGFEWAWRSYPLPEAQMSTTPDRVTATADNMEAVALLILSGHHLGYLPQHFAAPYVAQGLLAPLNPEHLRYDVTFHMVVARNGRGNALVEAFLEDLERAHQSPDVVA
- a CDS encoding Lrp/AsnC family transcriptional regulator; this encodes MTELDKTDRAILAAVQRDGRLPIARLAESVGLSETPCARRLKRLENDGYIERYRAQLSRQALGFGVVAFVLVRFATHDRKVADRFEREVLGIERILACHNVAGTADYLLQVVARDLDDYGTFLRDSLRMLPGVTSIESALSLREVKHDGGLPVP
- a CDS encoding LysE family translocator translates to MISTHLLLIYLAALAAIYAVPGPDMALVLQTSIGRGVRPGMASAAGLSLARTAHVTLSACGVAALIRGAPWLYEVIRYGGALYLAYVAIQVFRSPVFALGDSDAAAPAGELRQSFVKGLLTNLLNPKALLFCSVLLPQFVRPEAGPVVWQMFELGALLVAAGVCFDLACVFGASRIAAWMRAHPLAQTVQRWTFSAALIGFALRLSMD
- a CDS encoding protease pro-enzyme activation domain-containing protein — its product is MARHLHADREPRIVAESKCLGPCDPAERIHVTIMLRRQEEGQLDTLVHQLATGDAQAKPLSRDAFAQRFSANPDDIRKAEDFARRHQLTVDRVDPVESVVVLSGTIQQFEAAFGVKLERFEHRSIGQYRGRSGPIALPDDLGDAVMAVLGLDSRPQARPHFRLRPPFQPARGAAGVTFTPPQLASLYGFPAGDGAGQCIAIVELGGGYRAADIQQYFRGLGITTPPTLVDVNVGTGHNAPSGDPNGPDGEVALDIEIAGAIAPAAKIAVYFASNSDAGFIQAVNAAVSDKTNKPSVISISWGGPEAIWQAQSAQAFNRVLQAAAAQGITVCVASGDSGSGDGLQDGADHVDFPASSPYVLGCGGTQLDALPGQGIRSEVTWNDEASGGGAGGGGVSTLFDLPAWQQGLAVTRADGSSTPLAKRGVPDVAGDASPQTGYEVSVAGTAAVMGGTSAVAPLWAALIARINAAAGASAGWVNPVLYKNPGALRDITKGSNGTYAAASGWDACTGLGSPNGAQLAALLARKPSS
- a CDS encoding S10 family peptidase; protein product: MGIDSASSGGVYPLHHGDHNSHGVPPTVNPVALSHGRDQPFFDPVAYGNGPDDSVTDTTEAAAITHHTILIDGKRIAYTATVGHLVTVDPSSSQPAAKIFYVAFTADGAKEETRPVTFFYNGGPGSSSVFVLLGSFAPKRIKTSMPGFTPPAPYQMEDNPDSMIDHSDLVFINPVGTGYSAAVAPNKNRNFWGVDQDADSLKQFIKRYLTKNNRWNSPKYLFGESYGTARSCVLAYKLHEDGVDLNGVTLQSSILDYRQAGNPVGALPTAAADAWYHKKLGVAPAPTDLGAFVEEVAQFSRTDYLNALRTVPHADPAAVKKLSEYTGIDTATLQSWSLDIAGYDARGNSLFLTTLLHAQGLALGSYDGRVTAISTGIAGKIDPNSGGNDPTMTAVTGVYTAMWNSYLNEQLKFTSNSAFTDLNDQAFQNWDFSHIDPTGAQQGIDAKGNVILYTAGDLAAVMALNIDLKVLSANGFYDFVTPFFQTVIDLQQMPLEDQKVRQNLSARFYPSGHMVYLDGGSRTALKRDLATMYDATVSDTGARMRIRALQAKKTGGHA
- the nadE gene encoding ammonia-dependent NAD(+) synthetase, with amino-acid sequence MTSADYASRQRAIIAELNVAPQFDAEAEIARRVDFLAQYLRSTGLRTYVLGISGGVDSSTAGRLAQLSVERLRADDYDARFIAMRLPNGVQNDEADAQRALAFVRADETLTVDVKPAADAMLGSLVASGHAFETPAQQDFVHGNVKARERMIAQYAVAGARRGIVIGTDHAAESLMGFFTKFGDGGADVLPLAGLSKRRVRAVARALGGEEAIVMKVPTADLEELRPLRPDEHAYGVSYDEIDDFLEGKPVSDHVYETVLRFYDASRHKRALPYTPFDWPTA
- a CDS encoding DMT family transporter, whose amino-acid sequence is MLTSIVAAAFVALWSTGFIVARAIKPYADPNLFLLARFAGTAALFGAVALVARAPWPARREWPRHLIAGALLQGVYLGASYWAVAQGLNAGVMALLGALQPLATAVLAVPLFNERLPARGWLGMALGLAGVALVLAPKVTGGVAPPPGAAPAWFVVAVSVLAVGSITAGSLYQKGKLAQSDLRTAVAVQNFGAAIVAAIFVVLLHETRWIGTPALWVSLGWGVVFLSGGAVTMLMWMLRRGNAARATSLLFLAPPLAALQGYLLFGETLAAIQLAGFALALAGVVLARR